The proteins below are encoded in one region of uncultured Desulfovibrio sp.:
- the ldhH gene encoding L-lactate dehydrogenase (quinone) large subunit LdhH gives MPSNDRFDSPSSYHKSIDSALDDAFLRRTLDTFAISYRAGRKAIFSEVDERGLIRQIADAKDQACQHMEELYAQFREEAQKRGAVVHRAATAADANEIIARIARDNDVHRVIKSKSMTAEEIRLNKRLEEDGLVVDETDLGEWIIQLRHEGPSHMVLPAIHLSRQQVADDFARATGEAQDTDIQRLVKVARVQLRRKFISADMGVSGCNFAVAENGAVTLVTNEGNAEMVTTLPRVHVVLVGLDKLVPTLDVALTALQVLPRNATAQRITSYVTFIDGATACAADPTGKKQLHIVFLDNGRSAIAKDPLFSQIFRCVRCGACANVCPVFRLVGGHRMGYVYIGAIGLILTYFFHGHDKAAILSQNCIGCEACKDVCAGGIDLPRLIREVRARLVKQDGAGAPETLLAAVMKNRKLFHNLIKFASFAQRPFVTGNQDGTTYLRHLPAIFMGKHQYKALPAIAAESFRDRWQRIRPSLPAPRMRIALFSGCAQDFIYPEQLEAFVKLMTALNVAVDFPLEQTCCGLPLDVMGQRPTAVAVARQNVEAFARGGYDAIVTLCASCASHIRNVYPELLDGDALSQGARAMAEKTQPFSLFMHDTLGVTADDFARTEETVTFHAPCHLCRGCGVTEQPHDLVNYAASFVPCAEEDVCCGFGGSYSMKFPEVAAQLLENKIAHVRETGAQRLVTDCPGCVLQIRGGARKHELPIRVSHLVELLAETVKPRS, from the coding sequence CAGCCCGTCCAGCTACCACAAGTCCATTGACAGCGCCCTGGACGACGCCTTCCTGCGCCGCACGCTGGACACCTTTGCCATCTCCTACCGCGCCGGCCGCAAGGCCATCTTCAGCGAAGTGGACGAACGCGGCCTCATCCGCCAGATTGCCGATGCCAAGGACCAGGCCTGCCAGCACATGGAGGAACTTTACGCCCAGTTCCGGGAAGAGGCCCAGAAGCGCGGCGCCGTGGTGCACCGCGCGGCCACGGCGGCCGATGCCAACGAGATCATTGCCCGCATCGCCCGGGACAATGACGTGCATCGCGTCATCAAGTCCAAGTCCATGACGGCGGAGGAAATCCGCCTCAACAAGCGCCTGGAAGAAGACGGTCTGGTGGTGGACGAAACCGACCTGGGCGAATGGATCATCCAGCTGCGGCACGAGGGGCCGTCGCACATGGTGCTGCCCGCCATCCACCTTTCCCGCCAGCAGGTGGCCGACGACTTTGCCCGGGCCACCGGCGAAGCCCAGGATACCGACATCCAGCGCCTGGTGAAGGTGGCCCGCGTGCAGCTGCGCCGCAAGTTCATCTCGGCCGACATGGGCGTGAGCGGCTGCAACTTTGCCGTGGCCGAAAACGGCGCCGTGACCCTGGTGACCAATGAGGGCAATGCCGAAATGGTCACCACCCTGCCCCGTGTGCATGTGGTGCTGGTGGGTCTGGACAAGCTGGTGCCCACGCTGGACGTGGCCCTCACGGCCCTGCAGGTGCTGCCCCGCAACGCCACGGCCCAGCGCATCACCTCCTACGTGACCTTCATCGACGGGGCCACGGCCTGCGCCGCAGACCCGACGGGCAAAAAGCAGCTGCACATCGTCTTTCTGGACAACGGCCGCAGCGCCATTGCCAAGGATCCGCTTTTTTCGCAGATTTTCCGCTGCGTGCGCTGCGGAGCCTGCGCCAATGTCTGCCCGGTTTTCCGCCTGGTGGGCGGGCACCGCATGGGCTATGTCTACATCGGGGCCATCGGCCTCATTCTGACCTACTTCTTCCACGGCCATGACAAGGCTGCCATCCTCAGCCAGAACTGCATCGGCTGCGAAGCCTGCAAGGATGTCTGCGCCGGCGGCATTGACCTGCCGCGGCTCATCCGCGAGGTCCGGGCACGCCTGGTGAAGCAGGACGGCGCCGGCGCGCCCGAAACCCTGCTGGCCGCGGTCATGAAAAACCGCAAGCTGTTCCACAACCTCATCAAGTTTGCCAGCTTTGCCCAGCGGCCCTTTGTCACCGGCAATCAGGACGGCACCACCTACCTGCGCCACCTGCCGGCCATCTTCATGGGCAAGCATCAGTACAAGGCCCTGCCCGCCATTGCCGCGGAGTCCTTCCGCGACCGCTGGCAGCGCATCCGGCCCAGCCTGCCCGCGCCGCGCATGCGCATCGCCCTGTTCAGCGGCTGCGCGCAGGACTTCATCTATCCCGAGCAGCTGGAAGCCTTTGTGAAGCTCATGACCGCGCTCAACGTGGCCGTGGACTTTCCGCTGGAACAGACCTGCTGCGGGCTGCCGCTGGATGTGATGGGGCAGCGCCCCACGGCTGTGGCCGTGGCCCGGCAGAATGTGGAGGCCTTTGCCCGGGGCGGCTATGACGCCATTGTCACCCTGTGCGCCAGCTGCGCCTCGCATATCCGCAATGTCTATCCCGAACTGCTTGACGGCGACGCCCTGTCCCAGGGCGCCAGGGCCATGGCGGAAAAGACCCAGCCCTTCAGCCTGTTCATGCACGATACGCTGGGCGTGACGGCCGACGACTTCGCCAGGACGGAGGAAACCGTCACCTTCCACGCCCCCTGCCACCTCTGCCGCGGCTGCGGGGTCACGGAACAGCCTCACGACCTGGTGAACTACGCGGCCAGCTTTGTTCCCTGCGCCGAAGAGGACGTCTGCTGCGGCTTTGGCGGCAGCTATTCCATGAAGTTCCCGGAAGTGGCCGCCCAGCTGCTGGAAAACAAGATCGCCCACGTGCGCGAAACCGGCGCACAGCGCCTGGTGACCGACTGCCCCGGCTGCGTGCTGCAAATCCGCGGCGGCGCCCGGAAGCATGAGCTGCCGATACGGGTCAGCCACCTGGTGGAGCTGCTGGCTGAAACCGTGAAGCCCCGCAGCTAG
- a CDS encoding MFS transporter, translated as MSMTVLKEHRLLVLAMCAAQFFMPFMMAGVHAVLPPLGETLHASARQLSLIGAVYSLGLVLFQMAGGTLGDIFGSRRVFLVGISVFGSTTILLGFVNDINLFIFLRLIQASGCATFSASSLALLASAAPPALRANYLGFSGIAVYSGMACGPPVGGFIAGVLGWRWLFWITGALALCAMLITIFGVKMERRPAQGQHFDTRGFLIYTLAMTGLTVGASELADYPLLGGAALLLWILLTVVLCLYERGIAFPLLDVHMLAHSRVMRLSLIAAFVNYCALFGMVFFFSLYLQVGRGMSVDQAGLILSVQAVVQALSNPLAATLCTRWNEGYVSTLGCVLCGVGLLLLAFLDLDPTLTLIFLSQVLLGVGVSFFVLPNTSIIIGSAGENNVGRASGLVGTMRTAGILCNMVIITLTMSFFLGHEPVTTGNMERFMLAMRTDLVLFGLLTLLSVGCTMVRSRVR; from the coding sequence ATGTCCATGACTGTTCTCAAGGAGCACCGGCTTCTTGTACTGGCCATGTGTGCAGCCCAGTTCTTCATGCCGTTCATGATGGCCGGTGTGCATGCCGTGCTGCCGCCGCTGGGCGAAACCCTTCATGCCAGTGCCCGGCAGCTCAGCCTGATCGGTGCCGTCTACTCGCTGGGGCTGGTGCTCTTTCAGATGGCCGGCGGAACCCTGGGCGACATCTTCGGCAGCCGCCGTGTCTTTCTGGTGGGCATTTCCGTCTTTGGCAGCACCACCATCCTGCTGGGCTTCGTCAACGACATCAATCTCTTCATCTTCCTGCGTCTCATCCAGGCATCGGGCTGCGCCACCTTCAGCGCCAGCAGTCTGGCCCTGCTGGCTTCGGCGGCTCCCCCGGCGCTGCGGGCCAACTATCTGGGCTTCAGCGGCATTGCCGTCTATTCGGGCATGGCCTGCGGGCCGCCCGTGGGGGGCTTCATCGCGGGGGTGCTGGGCTGGCGCTGGCTGTTCTGGATTACCGGCGCGCTGGCCCTGTGCGCCATGCTCATCACCATCTTCGGCGTCAAGATGGAGCGGCGTCCGGCGCAGGGGCAGCATTTTGATACCCGCGGCTTCCTTATTTACACCCTGGCCATGACCGGCCTCACCGTGGGCGCTTCCGAGCTGGCGGACTATCCCCTGCTGGGCGGGGCGGCGCTGCTGCTCTGGATTCTGCTGACCGTGGTGCTGTGCCTGTATGAACGGGGCATTGCCTTCCCCCTGCTGGATGTGCACATGCTGGCCCACAGCCGTGTCATGCGGCTGTCGCTCATTGCGGCCTTTGTCAACTACTGCGCCCTGTTCGGCATGGTCTTTTTCTTCAGCCTCTATCTCCAGGTGGGACGCGGCATGAGTGTGGACCAGGCAGGACTCATCCTTTCGGTGCAGGCCGTGGTGCAGGCCCTGTCCAATCCCCTGGCTGCCACGCTGTGCACGCGCTGGAACGAGGGCTACGTGAGCACGCTGGGCTGTGTGCTGTGCGGCGTGGGCCTGCTCCTGCTGGCGTTTCTGGACCTGGACCCCACGCTGACGCTGATTTTCCTTTCGCAGGTTCTGCTGGGCGTGGGCGTGAGCTTTTTCGTGCTGCCCAATACGTCCATCATCATCGGCAGCGCCGGCGAAAACAACGTGGGCCGGGCCTCCGGCCTGGTGGGCACCATGCGGACGGCGGGCATCCTGTGCAATATGGTCATCATTACCCTGACCATGAGCTTCTTCCTGGGGCATGAGCCGGTGACCACGGGCAATATGGAGCGCTTCATGCTGGCCATGCGGACGGACCTGGTCCTTTTCGGGCTGCTGACCCTGCTGTCCGTGGGCTGTACCATGGTGCGCAGCCGGGTGCGCTGA
- the thrB gene encoding homoserine kinase gives MSTFTPCAGDARKMPAITLIGMAGAGKSTVGQALAQLLGWAFMDGDYLMEALYASRLQGVTEALDKETFLDLEGTVISHIQACRTVIATGGSVVYREGAMRHLASLGTVVYLEVPFALIEERIARNPDRGLAIAPGQTLEGLFREREALYRQYADLVCPAGEMGPAQCALWIREHLPFVPS, from the coding sequence ATGTCCACATTCACTCCCTGTGCGGGAGATGCCAGAAAAATGCCGGCCATCACCCTTATCGGCATGGCCGGCGCGGGCAAGTCCACCGTGGGGCAGGCCCTGGCCCAGCTGCTGGGCTGGGCATTCATGGACGGCGACTACCTTATGGAGGCTCTCTACGCCAGCCGCCTGCAGGGCGTGACCGAGGCCCTGGACAAGGAGACCTTTCTGGACCTGGAAGGGACGGTGATCAGTCATATCCAGGCCTGCCGCACGGTCATCGCCACCGGCGGCAGCGTGGTCTACCGGGAAGGCGCCATGCGGCATCTGGCATCGCTGGGGACGGTGGTTTATCTGGAGGTCCCCTTTGCCCTCATCGAGGAGCGCATTGCGCGCAATCCCGACAGGGGCCTGGCCATTGCTCCAGGGCAGACCCTCGAGGGCCTGTTCCGCGAGCGGGAGGCCCTGTACCGGCAGTATGCCGACCTCGTCTGCCCGGCCGGAGAAATGGGGCCGGCGCAGTGCGCCCTGTGGATACGCGAGCATCTGCCGTTTGTGCCGTCCTGA
- the rpmH gene encoding 50S ribosomal protein L34 — protein sequence MKRTYQPSKIRRARTHGFRARMATPSGRAVLRRRRAKGRKQLSA from the coding sequence ATGAAAAGAACGTACCAGCCCAGCAAGATTCGTCGTGCCCGTACTCATGGCTTCCGCGCCCGCATGGCCACCCCCAGCGGTCGTGCCGTGCTGCGCCGCCGTCGTGCCAAGGGCCGCAAGCAGCTGAGCGCCTAG
- the rnpA gene encoding ribonuclease P protein component: MYSDQSLPQQSRLRRHADYALCYAQGRRYHTEHFLVFVRPREHGACLRMGMAVSRKVGKAVVRNRIKRLLREFYRLHQALLPHESDVVIVAKKHAGGAGLCLGPVGRELEPLFRRLRRFPGQAGCPAC, translated from the coding sequence ATGTATTCCGACCAGTCATTGCCGCAGCAGAGCCGTCTCCGCCGCCATGCGGACTATGCGCTCTGCTACGCGCAGGGCAGGCGTTACCATACCGAGCATTTCCTCGTTTTTGTCCGGCCCCGTGAACATGGGGCCTGCTTGCGTATGGGCATGGCCGTTTCGCGCAAGGTGGGCAAGGCTGTTGTGCGCAATCGCATAAAGCGCCTGTTGCGGGAATTTTATCGCCTGCATCAGGCTCTTTTGCCGCATGAAAGCGATGTGGTCATTGTGGCCAAGAAACACGCCGGGGGGGCGGGCCTCTGTCTTGGTCCCGTGGGCCGGGAGCTGGAGCCGCTCTTCCGGCGTCTTCGGCGTTTCCCTGGACAGGCGGGGTGCCCGGCATGCTGA
- the yidD gene encoding membrane protein insertion efficiency factor YidD, translating into MLKLLRALVIFPIRLYQYCLSPLLPPSCRFVPTCSAYAIEAITRHGVLRGGWLTLRRLARCHPWGGSGYDPVPPVPASRQHH; encoded by the coding sequence ATGCTGAAGCTGCTGCGCGCGCTGGTCATTTTTCCCATCCGGCTGTACCAGTACTGCCTGTCTCCCCTTCTGCCCCCGTCCTGTCGCTTTGTTCCCACCTGTTCTGCCTATGCCATAGAAGCCATCACCCGCCACGGCGTACTGCGCGGGGGCTGGCTGACTCTCCGTCGTCTGGCACGCTGCCATCCCTGGGGCGGTTCGGGCTATGATCCCGTTCCGCCTGTTCCGGCGTCCCGGCAGCATCACTAG
- the yidC gene encoding membrane protein insertase YidC, with protein sequence MQQEKDNSSLNLLLAIALCLAILVGWSYLSEYMGWTPKPDPEVTAQQQAEAEKQAKAEKAAEKAKTSMPLTVFEPVPGRDITISTPLYEAVVHTGGGFVRSFKLKKYRTTIQPDAPLVNLVDDTTATSAPWGLVIDGAATWSLGKWAVETEPSTTLEAGQSTSLVLVGEVNGLRIRRELQFRADSYLIQEKIQLAPVNEQSRTARVAYTIASDASNAGGGQYDAMRIAWYNNGSLAQESDAEDLTKGLTATGDINWAGPMSTYFLSAALPAQPEGITAKAVLRGGVYRVALEQQDVQLTPGQSTELGVSYWMGPKVRKLLSAVSEPLASSVDLGTFSIIAKALLWLLEFFYSFVGNWGLAIILLTLLIKAVFWPLTAKSYASMEKMKKLQPMMTAIREKYKDDKEKMNKEAMALYKTYGVNPASGCLPILIQLPVFFGLYQALLASIELRHAVLIKYLPFTDHLWLADLSTKDPYYITPIIMGITMFIQQRLSPPPTDPTQQKIMMFLPLIFTVLFINFPSGLVVYWLVNNILSIAQQWLMHRKNKRLDDNG encoded by the coding sequence ATGCAACAAGAGAAAGACAACAGTTCCCTTAATCTCCTCCTGGCCATCGCTCTGTGCCTCGCCATTCTGGTGGGCTGGAGCTATCTTTCCGAATACATGGGCTGGACGCCCAAGCCCGATCCGGAAGTGACGGCCCAGCAGCAGGCCGAGGCCGAAAAGCAGGCCAAGGCAGAGAAAGCCGCCGAAAAGGCAAAGACCTCCATGCCCCTCACGGTCTTTGAACCTGTTCCGGGGCGCGACATCACCATTTCCACGCCGCTGTACGAGGCTGTCGTCCACACCGGCGGGGGCTTTGTGCGCTCCTTCAAGCTGAAGAAGTACCGCACCACCATCCAGCCCGATGCCCCCCTGGTCAATCTGGTGGATGACACCACGGCCACGTCCGCTCCCTGGGGTCTGGTCATTGACGGCGCCGCCACCTGGAGCCTGGGCAAGTGGGCCGTGGAAACGGAACCCAGCACCACCCTGGAAGCCGGGCAGAGCACCAGCCTTGTGCTGGTGGGCGAGGTCAACGGGCTGCGCATCCGGCGCGAGCTGCAATTCCGTGCCGACAGCTACCTGATCCAGGAAAAGATTCAGCTTGCGCCTGTCAACGAACAGTCCCGCACCGCGCGGGTGGCCTACACCATTGCCAGCGATGCCAGCAATGCCGGCGGCGGCCAGTATGACGCCATGCGCATTGCCTGGTACAACAACGGCTCCCTGGCGCAGGAAAGCGATGCCGAAGACCTGACCAAGGGGCTGACGGCCACCGGCGACATCAACTGGGCCGGCCCCATGAGCACCTACTTCCTGTCGGCGGCCCTGCCCGCGCAGCCGGAGGGCATCACGGCCAAGGCCGTGCTGCGCGGCGGCGTGTACCGCGTGGCCCTGGAACAGCAGGACGTGCAGCTCACTCCCGGTCAGAGCACGGAACTGGGCGTTTCCTACTGGATGGGTCCCAAGGTGCGCAAGCTGCTCAGCGCCGTTTCCGAACCGCTGGCCAGCAGCGTGGACCTGGGCACCTTCAGCATCATTGCCAAGGCCCTGCTCTGGCTGCTGGAATTCTTCTATTCCTTTGTGGGCAACTGGGGTCTGGCCATCATCCTGCTGACCCTGCTCATCAAGGCCGTCTTCTGGCCCCTCACGGCCAAGAGCTATGCCTCCATGGAAAAGATGAAGAAACTCCAGCCCATGATGACGGCCATCCGGGAAAAGTACAAGGATGACAAGGAGAAGATGAACAAGGAAGCCATGGCGCTGTACAAGACCTATGGCGTGAATCCCGCCAGCGGCTGTCTGCCCATTCTCATCCAGCTTCCCGTCTTCTTCGGCCTGTATCAGGCGCTGCTGGCCTCCATTGAACTGCGCCACGCCGTGCTCATCAAGTATCTGCCCTTCACGGACCATCTCTGGCTGGCCGACCTGTCCACCAAGGACCCCTACTACATCACGCCCATCATCATGGGCATCACCATGTTCATCCAGCAGCGGCTCAGCCCGCCGCCCACGGATCCCACCCAGCAGAAGATCATGATGTTCCTGCCGCTCATCTTCACGGTACTGTTCATCAACTTCCCCTCGGGTCTGGTGGTCTACTGGCTGGTGAACAACATTCTGTCCATTGCCCAGCAGTGGCTCATGCACCGCAAGAACAAGCGGCTGGATGACAACGGCTAG
- a CDS encoding R3H domain-containing nucleic acid-binding protein — translation MEGFKEFQGKSLDAAIIEACDYFNTSREKLEIEIVQDAKSGIFGIVGARKAKIRARRAALRETVESVLGRSTRLSMHLREEGDGPAPEKSDRPERERTERDRAERRQEKPAGERAPRAERSERAERSKNEKKDDEAAPHDGEKREHRSRREERRATAQRPQRKAAESRDNAPLTTPDGDEHSPRQEDQAPRQNAGRQERERRSSRSRRSAQETRPEADQETSVRPASLDEDMMDEAEEGLPSRSLEELDRARLEELARQCVTALVRPVVGDLAAPPEVSIVDGRLRVAVDCGDDSGLLIDREGQTLAALQYLASRIVSRGMDAAVRVQLDAGRYRQRQEEKLRDMALALADKVRQSGRSYSTRPLSSYHRRIVHLCLQEMEDIQTRSTGDGPMKRVVILRRRPDRQNPQEAPQERSSRRAPRESRPRNTADAALPTQTADAEVPSPAGPAPVQAAPAVVPTPLMTADMPADRPVETAVETPAMPGMTPPPATPVATVAADSPSPAPVPAAPCEPPLPCPAEASDTDGSTAACPADTRASEQQAPDSTTDALPHVPAADDTRPDALSGEARN, via the coding sequence ATGGAAGGTTTCAAGGAATTTCAGGGCAAGAGCCTCGATGCCGCCATCATCGAGGCCTGCGACTACTTCAATACGTCCCGCGAAAAGCTGGAAATCGAAATCGTGCAGGATGCCAAGTCCGGCATCTTCGGCATCGTCGGCGCCCGCAAGGCCAAGATACGCGCCCGCCGGGCAGCGCTGCGCGAAACCGTGGAAAGCGTGCTGGGCCGGAGCACCCGCCTCAGCATGCACCTGCGCGAAGAGGGCGACGGCCCTGCGCCGGAAAAATCTGACAGGCCGGAACGCGAACGGACGGAGCGTGACCGCGCGGAACGCCGGCAGGAAAAGCCCGCTGGCGAACGTGCTCCCCGTGCCGAACGCAGCGAACGTGCCGAACGCAGCAAGAACGAAAAGAAGGACGACGAGGCTGCCCCGCATGACGGCGAAAAGCGCGAACACCGTTCCCGCCGGGAAGAGCGCCGCGCCACGGCCCAGCGCCCCCAGCGCAAGGCTGCGGAAAGCCGGGACAACGCCCCTCTGACCACGCCCGACGGCGACGAACATAGCCCCAGGCAGGAAGACCAGGCCCCCCGGCAGAACGCGGGCAGGCAGGAACGGGAACGCCGCTCCTCCCGCAGCCGCCGTTCCGCCCAGGAAACGCGACCGGAGGCCGATCAGGAAACGTCGGTCCGTCCGGCATCCCTGGACGAGGACATGATGGACGAGGCCGAAGAAGGTCTGCCCAGCCGTTCCCTGGAAGAACTGGACAGAGCACGCCTGGAAGAGCTGGCCCGCCAGTGCGTGACGGCTCTGGTGCGTCCCGTGGTGGGCGATCTGGCCGCCCCGCCGGAAGTGAGCATTGTGGACGGCCGCCTTCGTGTGGCCGTGGACTGCGGCGACGATTCCGGCCTGCTCATCGACCGCGAAGGCCAGACCCTGGCCGCCCTGCAGTATCTTGCCTCGCGCATTGTCTCGCGCGGCATGGATGCCGCTGTGCGCGTACAACTGGACGCAGGCCGCTACCGCCAGCGCCAGGAAGAAAAGCTGCGCGACATGGCCCTGGCCCTGGCGGACAAGGTGCGCCAGAGCGGACGTTCCTATTCCACCAGACCCCTCAGTTCCTACCATCGCCGCATCGTGCATCTCTGCCTGCAAGAGATGGAAGATATTCAAACCCGCAGCACAGGCGACGGTCCCATGAAGCGGGTGGTCATCCTGCGCCGTCGGCCCGACCGGCAGAACCCGCAGGAGGCGCCGCAGGAGCGTTCTTCCCGGCGCGCCCCCCGCGAATCGCGGCCGCGCAACACGGCGGACGCCGCCCTGCCGACACAGACGGCAGATGCCGAGGTTCCGTCCCCGGCCGGACCCGCGCCGGTTCAGGCTGCACCGGCGGTCGTGCCGACACCGCTTATGACTGCGGATATGCCGGCGGACAGGCCGGTGGAAACAGCGGTGGAGACGCCGGCCATGCCCGGCATGACACCTCCTCCTGCCACGCCGGTGGCAACCGTGGCGGCGGACAGCCCGTCCCCCGCTCCCGTGCCTGCTGCCCCCTGTGAACCGCCTTTGCCCTGCCCGGCCGAGGCTTCGGACACCGACGGGAGCACCGCCGCCTGTCCGGCAGATACCCGGGCTTCCGAGCAGCAGGCCCCGGACAGCACCACGGATGCCCTGCCCCATGTCCCTGCTGCTGACGACACCCGTCCCGATGCCCTGTCCGGCGAAGCCCGGAACTGA
- the mnmE gene encoding tRNA uridine-5-carboxymethylaminomethyl(34) synthesis GTPase MnmE: METIAAIATPPGAGGIGIVRLSGPQSRAILESLFRPSSASFAGFRPWTLHRGHVLDGDGQRLDDALVVFMPGPRTFTGEDVAEIHCHGGPFLVQAVLQSALRRGARPAQRGEFSRRAFCNGRMDLSQAEAVAELIAAPSREAVRLSLNRLDGLLGRRISHLRQQLEALRGQMCLAVDFPDEEVESLPPAAFAAAVRQVEDAVTLLLRGTKRARLMQQGALVVLAGPVNAGKSSLMNALLGRNRALVTDIPGTTRDFIEEGCDLDGLPVRLVDTAGLRESPEHVEELGVALSREQLDRADAIVLMLDGERLGQTGAAAATCPDPAAAEVLAHAGRCPLLVVWNKVDCCDPAIFPPRWAAGHVAVRLCARSGEGLEELTRQLRDLLLHDAEALPPEDGLAPNARQALALERALDELRRLRQDIETGCPYDCCSVRLDTATAHLDEVTGSNSPDEVLNAVFEHFCIGK, encoded by the coding sequence ATGGAGACCATCGCCGCCATTGCCACCCCGCCCGGAGCCGGCGGCATCGGCATCGTCCGTCTGTCCGGGCCGCAGTCCCGCGCCATTCTGGAAAGCCTGTTCCGGCCGTCGTCCGCCAGCTTTGCCGGCTTCCGCCCCTGGACACTGCACCGGGGGCATGTGCTGGATGGCGACGGGCAGCGGCTGGATGATGCCCTGGTGGTCTTCATGCCCGGTCCCCGCACCTTCACGGGTGAGGATGTGGCCGAAATACACTGCCACGGCGGCCCCTTTCTTGTGCAGGCCGTACTGCAAAGCGCCCTGCGCCGGGGCGCCCGTCCGGCACAGCGCGGCGAATTTTCCCGCCGGGCCTTCTGCAACGGACGCATGGACCTGAGCCAGGCCGAGGCCGTGGCGGAACTCATTGCCGCCCCTTCCCGCGAAGCCGTGCGCCTGAGCCTCAACCGCCTGGACGGTCTCCTGGGACGCCGGATCAGCCATCTGCGCCAGCAGCTGGAAGCGCTGCGCGGACAGATGTGCCTGGCCGTGGATTTTCCCGACGAGGAAGTGGAAAGTCTGCCACCCGCCGCCTTTGCCGCCGCAGTCCGTCAGGTGGAAGATGCCGTGACGCTCCTGCTGCGCGGCACGAAACGTGCCCGCCTCATGCAGCAGGGCGCGCTGGTGGTCCTGGCCGGGCCGGTCAATGCGGGCAAGTCCAGCCTCATGAATGCTCTGCTGGGGCGCAATCGCGCTCTGGTCACCGACATTCCCGGCACCACGCGCGACTTCATCGAGGAAGGCTGCGACCTGGACGGCCTGCCCGTCCGTCTGGTGGATACGGCGGGCCTGCGGGAAAGCCCTGAACACGTGGAAGAGCTGGGCGTGGCCCTGAGCCGCGAGCAGCTGGACCGGGCCGATGCCATTGTCCTCATGCTGGACGGAGAGCGTCTGGGCCAGACCGGCGCCGCAGCAGCGACCTGTCCGGACCCGGCTGCCGCCGAAGTGCTGGCCCATGCCGGGCGTTGTCCACTGCTGGTGGTCTGGAACAAGGTGGACTGCTGCGATCCGGCAATTTTCCCGCCCCGCTGGGCCGCCGGACATGTGGCCGTGCGCCTGTGCGCACGCTCCGGCGAGGGACTGGAGGAGCTGACGCGCCAGCTCCGCGACCTGCTGCTGCACGATGCCGAGGCGCTGCCCCCCGAAGACGGCCTGGCGCCCAATGCCCGGCAGGCCCTGGCCCTGGAACGTGCCCTTGACGAACTGCGCCGTCTGCGGCAGGACATAGAGACAGGCTGCCCCTATGACTGCTGCTCCGTACGTCTGGACACGGCAACGGCCCATCTGGATGAGGTAACCGGCAGCAACAGTCCTGACGAGGTACTGAACGCCGTCTTTGAACATTTCTGCATCGGCAAGTAA
- a CDS encoding 3'-5' exonuclease — translation MNQEYLRRRLSSDEINALPLRHYEGPIHLVRTEAQWREALPRLREERIIGFDTETRPTFRKGRLNAPSLVQLATADAVFLVQLAWLPFGEYLAELLADERRLKVGVGIGDDMRELIKLHDFAPAGQVDLGQLARAHHMNSQGLRTLAAHLFGWRISKGPQCSNWGLMELSQRQIVYAATDAWVGRALYLRMEELGLTGEPA, via the coding sequence ATGAATCAGGAATACCTGCGCCGTCGCCTGAGCAGCGACGAGATCAATGCCCTCCCCCTGCGCCATTACGAGGGGCCAATCCATCTTGTGCGCACCGAAGCCCAATGGCGCGAGGCCCTGCCCCGCCTGCGGGAGGAGCGCATCATCGGCTTTGATACGGAAACCCGCCCCACCTTCCGCAAGGGGCGGCTCAATGCCCCGTCGCTGGTGCAGCTGGCCACGGCCGATGCCGTTTTTCTGGTGCAGCTGGCCTGGCTGCCTTTCGGGGAATATCTGGCCGAACTGCTGGCTGACGAGCGCCGGCTCAAGGTAGGCGTGGGCATTGGCGACGACATGCGGGAACTGATCAAGCTGCACGACTTCGCCCCGGCCGGGCAGGTAGACCTGGGGCAGCTGGCCCGCGCCCATCACATGAACAGCCAGGGCCTGCGCACCCTGGCCGCCCATCTTTTCGGCTGGCGCATTTCCAAGGGGCCGCAGTGCTCCAACTGGGGACTCATGGAACTGAGCCAGCGGCAGATCGTCTATGCCGCCACTGACGCCTGGGTGGGCCGCGCCCTCTATCTGCGCATGGAAGAACTGGGACTCACCGGAGAGCCGGCATGA